Below is a genomic region from Sinorhizobium meliloti.
TGTTGCTGTTCGGGCTTGAACTCGGCTGGCTGCCTGTTCTGGGCTATGTCTCGATCGGCGACAATCTGACCGCTGGTTTGCTCTATCTCGTCCTGCCCGTCGTGACGCTCGTCATCCATGAAGCGGGAGTGCTGATCCGCATGGCGCGTGCCTCCACGTTGGAAGTGCTGCGTCTCGATTACATTACCCACGCCCGTGCGAAAGGGCTGTCGGAAAGCGCCATGCTCTGGCGCCATGCGTTCAAGAACGCCTTTGGTCCGACCTGGACGATGATCGGCCTCATCCTGGGCAATCTGCTGGGCGGAATTGCCGTCATCGAGACGGTCTTCACCATTCCGGGGCTCGGCCGGCTGATGGTGGACAGCATTTTCGCGCGCGACTACCCCGTTATCCAGGGATGCCTTCTGTTCGTTTCGCTCTCCTATGTGCTGGTCAACCTCGTCGTCGACCTTCTCTACCCTCTCTTCGATCCGCGTGTAGTCGCCGAATGAAAAAGTTGACCCTCAACGGACTGATCGGCGGCATCCTGATCGCCATCCTGCTCGTCACCGCTGCCGTCGGTCTCTTCTGGACACCGTTCGACCCGATGAAACTCTCCTTCACGGCGCGGCTTGCAGCTCCCGGCCCCGCGCATCTGCTCGGCACCGACGAATTCGGCCGCGATGTCTTGAGCCGCCTGATGGTCGGCGCCCGCGCCAGCGTCTGGATCGGCGTGCTCACCGTCGGCTTCGCCACTGTCTGCGGGACGCTCATCGGCCTCATCAGCGGTTATGCGCGCGGCTGGGTGGACGGCGTCATCATGGCTGTCAACAACGCGCTTCTCGCTTTTCCCGGCATCCTGCTGGCGCTAGGGCTGCTCGCCGTCTTCGGCGCCAACCAGTACGGCATCATCTTCGCGCTCGGCATCGCCTATACGCCTTCCATGGCGCGCGTCGTGCGAGGCGCCGTGCTTTCGCTGAGGGAGCGGGAGTTCATCGAGGCCTCGCGGGTAATGGGCAATGGCGAACTTTATACGATGTTGCGCCATATCCTGCCGAACTGCGTGGCGCCGATCACGGTTCTCGCCACCTCCATGTTCGGCTGGGCCATCCTGTCGGAAAGCGCGCTCTCGTTTCTCGGCCTCGGCGTGCCGCCGCCGGCGCCGACCTGGGGCAACATGCTGGCGGCCGGGCGGCCATTCCTCCAGCAGGCCGCATGGCTCGGATTGTTCCCGGGTCTGTGCATCGCGCTGACGCTGCTTGGCATCAATCTTCTGGGCGACGCGCTCCGCGACAGGCTCGACCCGCGCATGAGAGGCCTGAAATGACGATGGACAAGCTTCTCACCGTTTGCGGCCTTTCGCTTGAAGTCGCAAGAACCGGCCAGCAGGTCGTCAAGTCGGTCTCCTTCGACCTGGCGCCGGGCGAGATCTTCGGCATCGTCGGCGAAAGCGGCTCCGGCAAGACGCTGGCGACCCGAGCGCTGATCTCGCTGCTGCCGCCGACCATCAAGGTCGCTGACGGGTCGGTGTCCTACAAGGGCCGCGACGTGCTGAAGATGAAGGAAAATGAGCTTCGCCATCTGCGCGGCGCAGAGATCGGCGTCGTCTTCCAGGAGCCGATGACCTCACTCAACCCGTCGATGACGATCGGCCGGCAGCTGGAGGAAGGACTCATCCTGCACACCAAGGCCTCGGCGCAGGAGCGACGCTCCCTCATACTCGACATGTTGAAGCGGGTCGGCATCCGTGATCCGGAGGGCGCGCTTTCCTCCTATCCGCACGAGTTTTCGGGCGGCATGCGCCAGCGCATCATGCTTGCCTCCGTCATGCTTTTGAAGCCGGCGCTGCTGATCGCCGATGAGCCGACCACGGCACTCGATGCCGTCATCCAGCGCGACGTGATGGAACTGATGGTGGAACTGACGCGGGCGGAAGGTACGGCCATTTTGCTGATCAGCCACGATCTTCCGATGGTGGCGCGCTACACGAGCCGTATCGTCGTGATGGAAAAGGGCGCGATCGTGGAAAAGGGCCGGACCGAGGACCTGCTCAAGGCACCGCAGCATCCTTACACGAAGAAGCTCCTCTCCTCGCTGCCCTTCCGCGGCCGGCCGCGCCAGATCGATCTGACGAGCGTGCCCATGATCTCGGCCCGCGATATCATCGTGGACTATGCAGGCCGAAAGTCGCTGTTCAGGAAGAACAAGCCGAAGCGCGCGCTGCATGGCGTCAGCATCGACATTCACGAGGGCGAGGTCGTGGCACTCGTCGGCGGTTCCGGCTCCGGCAAG
It encodes:
- a CDS encoding ABC transporter permease; its protein translation is MLRFILSRLMMAIPTIVLVAVAVFALIRFIPGDPAALMLGDMAQPDQIAAMRVELGLDRSMPQQFLIWAGDVLRGDFGRSIVNDEAVLPLVVSRFLVSAEIVVVAVLLASLIAVPAGVIAAWRQNSLTDLALVGTATVLLSIPTFWLGLLLLLLFGLELGWLPVLGYVSIGDNLTAGLLYLVLPVVTLVIHEAGVLIRMARASTLEVLRLDYITHARAKGLSESAMLWRHAFKNAFGPTWTMIGLILGNLLGGIAVIETVFTIPGLGRLMVDSIFARDYPVIQGCLLFVSLSYVLVNLVVDLLYPLFDPRVVAE
- a CDS encoding ABC transporter permease, with translation MKKLTLNGLIGGILIAILLVTAAVGLFWTPFDPMKLSFTARLAAPGPAHLLGTDEFGRDVLSRLMVGARASVWIGVLTVGFATVCGTLIGLISGYARGWVDGVIMAVNNALLAFPGILLALGLLAVFGANQYGIIFALGIAYTPSMARVVRGAVLSLREREFIEASRVMGNGELYTMLRHILPNCVAPITVLATSMFGWAILSESALSFLGLGVPPPAPTWGNMLAAGRPFLQQAAWLGLFPGLCIALTLLGINLLGDALRDRLDPRMRGLK
- a CDS encoding ABC transporter ATP-binding protein, producing the protein MTMDKLLTVCGLSLEVARTGQQVVKSVSFDLAPGEIFGIVGESGSGKTLATRALISLLPPTIKVADGSVSYKGRDVLKMKENELRHLRGAEIGVVFQEPMTSLNPSMTIGRQLEEGLILHTKASAQERRSLILDMLKRVGIRDPEGALSSYPHEFSGGMRQRIMLASVMLLKPALLIADEPTTALDAVIQRDVMELMVELTRAEGTAILLISHDLPMVARYTSRIVVMEKGAIVEKGRTEDLLKAPQHPYTKKLLSSLPFRGRPRQIDLTSVPMISARDIIVDYAGRKSLFRKNKPKRALHGVSIDIHEGEVVALVGGSGSGKTTLGRTIAGLVTESEGRIQFQGRPRTENWTDYRLNCQMVFQDPYSSLDPRMTIEALVEEALRPVPGLDGKAKRKRTLETLEEVGLGVDYAGRYPHELSGGQRQRVAIARAIARRPRFLIADEPVSALDVTVRAQVLDLFSDLQKRYGFSCLFISHDLGVVEQVADRVVVMQDGRIIEEGDRDTIFDSPKEAYTRRLLSAIPALDQNEKGGVTLKWRLEN